GGATGCCGGGGATGCCTGGGATGGGCGGCGGCAAGAAGGCGAAGCCGCAGCAGAAGAAGGGCAAGAAGCGCGGCTCCGGCAACCCGGCGAAGCGGGCGAACCAGGCGAACCAGCCGCCGGCGCCGCAGCCGGGGCAGCCCGGCCAGCTCCCGGCCGCGTTCGGCGGCCAGAACGGTGGCCAGAACGGCGGCGACTTCGAGCTGCCGGACGACCTGAAGAAGATGCTCGGCGGCAACTGAGCCCTGCCCGGCGGCCGCTTGGCGTTGCCTGCCGGCAACTGAGCCCTGCCTGCCGGCCCCTTGGCGCTGCCTGCCGGCCCCTTGGCGCTGCCTGCCGGCCCCTTGGCGCTGCCTGAAAGGGCAGCATCGCCGGCGTCACCACCCTGATCGCGGATGACGAAACCGTCATCCGCGATCTGCTGCGGACGGTGGCGCTTCGTCCTACGGTGGTTGGGTGCGTGGGGGAGTGAACGCGCGGGGAAGGCCGGCTGAACTGCCGGCGTGCGGCCCGTCGCGGGCCCGGGGCGGCGCACCGACGCCGGTTGTCGGCGACCCCGGGACGACTAAGATCGTGCCTACGCCCGAGAGACACACCACCTGCGGAATGCGTCGAGGACGGTTCGGATGAGGCAGCAGTTCAAGAACCTGGACACGTGGCGGGGAAAGCTGACCGCCACCTGGGTCTGCCTGGCTCCGCCGACCGCGCTGGTCGCCGTGTTCGTGGTCGGTGGCGTCACCTCGAACACGTTCATCGTGGACGCGCACGCGCTGGCCGCCCCGCGCCAGGACTCGGTCTTCGACGACCTGGCCGCGAACGTACCGTCCCAGCTGGGCGCCGACGGCAGCCTGCCGTCGCAGGAGAAGTCGACCATCCAGGTCCCCCTGACCGGTACGACCGACGGCACCGTGAAGCCGATCCCGGGTGCGATCGGCGACACCTCCGGCATTCCCGGGACGGTGCTCGCGGCGTACCAGAAGGCTGCCCGTGACCTGGCCACGTCGATGCCCGGCTGTCACATCACCTGGCCGCTGCTGGCCGGAATCGGCAAGGTCGAGTCCGATCACGCAGGAGGTGGCAAGGTGGACGCGAACGGCAACACCCGCGGCAAGATCCTCGGCCCGGTCCTGAACGGTGGCCCCGGGATGGCCGCGATCGCCGACACCGACCAGGGCGTGTACGACGGGAACACCACCTGGGACCGCGCGGTCGGCCCGATGCAGTTCATCCCCAGTACCTGGAAGACGTACGGCGCGGACGGCAACGGTGACGGTGTCAAGGACCCGCACAACGTGTTCGACGCGGCCCGCGCGGCCGGGGACTACCTGTGCGCCGGCGGTGCGAACCTGTCCGACCCGCAGGGCCTGGTCCAGGCGGTGCTGCGCTACAACCACTCGATGGACTACGTGTCGACCGTGCTGCGCTGGATGCAGT
The genomic region above belongs to Kribbella solani and contains:
- a CDS encoding lytic transglycosylase domain-containing protein; the protein is MRQQFKNLDTWRGKLTATWVCLAPPTALVAVFVVGGVTSNTFIVDAHALAAPRQDSVFDDLAANVPSQLGADGSLPSQEKSTIQVPLTGTTDGTVKPIPGAIGDTSGIPGTVLAAYQKAARDLATSMPGCHITWPLLAGIGKVESDHAGGGKVDANGNTRGKILGPVLNGGPGMAAIADTDQGVYDGNTTWDRAVGPMQFIPSTWKTYGADGNGDGVKDPHNVFDAARAAGDYLCAGGANLSDPQGLVQAVLRYNHSMDYVSTVLRWMQSYSKDTVSVPDKPGSIDTPDDNGNADGKSKTETTPPPSTPTTAPVTTAPTSSPTIVPTTQRPARPTSVKPTPTPTKTSTKTPGGTPSKPPTTPKPPFTPPPTTPSKPTTTPTPGDPSCTPTPTPSDTPTPDPSDSPSTTPSTNPADPPTTPPSPCTSTGPDSEPTKTAVTPGPGPQPAN